The Nitrospira sp. sequence CGAAGGGACCGGACAACTCCAACCAGATGGCTTTCAGTCTGGGTTTGCCTTTGCCATTGTTCAATCGCAACCAGGGCGGTATCATGCAAGCAGAGGCGGCCCTAGAGGTTGCGGAAGCCGATCTGGGTAAGACGTTCAACCAAGTCGAGAACCAGGTGGACACCGCGTATCACAATCTTATTCAAAGTCGCCGGCTCGTCGAAGCGTTTCTCAGCGAAGTCCTCAACGACGCACGGTCGACGTTTACAATCGTGGAGCATGCCTATGAGCGAGGTGGGGCGACCCTGCTGGATTTGCTGGATGCGGCGCGGACGTCGAGGGCCATTCAGCAAAGCTATTTTGAAGCGTTGTTCAATTACCAACGGAATGTGATTCAATTGGAAAATGCCGTTGGGCAGGAAATCACGTCATAATTTAGCGACCCACACCCAAGGCCAACAGTCAGATCCAAAGATGAAAAACTTTTCGGGGTGTTTCCCCAAGTCTTCTCTCGGCCTTCTCTCGGCTTTAACCCTCAGCGCCATCATCCTGTTACTTTCAGCCTGTGGCCAGCGCGATCAACCTCCCAAACTGGATGTGGACGCACATCCGTCAGCCAAGACCGGAGTGTCGGCCGGTATGGGCTCTCATGTCGAGACGATGGTTGTCGAGTTCAATACGTCTCGGCAAGGGTTGTTCCTCTCGGGCAAGATCGCCTATGGCGAGGATAAGTATTCACGGATTTCTTCTCCGTTACAGGGACGAGTCGTAGAAGTCAGGGCTCATCTGGGAGACCAAGTAAAGGCAGGGAAAGTCCTGCTTATCGTTGACAGTCCGGACATTGCACAGGCGTACTCGGAATATGTCAAGGAAGACGCGGACTTGCAATATGCGACTCGAGCACAGGAATTGGCGAAGGATTTGTACGAAAACAAAGCGCTGCCTCTCAAAGATCTGAAACAGGCTGAGAGCGAGTTGATCAAGGCCAGGGCGGAGTTTCGCCGGGCAAAAGAGCGATTGCTTTCGCTCAAGGTCGCACCGGACGAATTGAATAAGCCCCTCGATAAACAACAAGTCACCTCTCTCTTTGAGTTAAGAAGTCCGCTTTCCGGAATCGTCGTGGAGCGCTCCGTGACACCGGGCCAGTCGGTGACCGGAGATCCAGATCATGTGCTCTTTACCATCGCCGACCTGGACATTCTGCAAGTCGTGGCCGATGTCTATGAACGGGATCTCGCGCTTGTGCGGGAAGGCCAAGCAGCCGTGGTGAAGGTTGAAGCCTACCCGGACGTTGACTTTCCGGCCAAGGTGACGGCCATCGGGGATGTGGTTGATCCCGCCTCCAGGACGATCAAAGTTCGGGCTCACGTGAAGAACGAAGCCCACAAATTGAAACCAGAGATGTTCGCCCGGCTGCAGCTCAATGTGAGCGACACTGGGCAATTTCTCACCGTGTCACGGGAAGCGGTGCTGGAAGCGGACGGCAAGCAGTTCGTCTACGTGGTCGAAGATGGACCTCGGTACGTCAAGCGGGAAGTGAAGACCGCGAATATCTCTCCGGACCAGGTCCGCATCGTGGAGGGGCTGACGCAAGGAGAACGGATTGTGACTAAAGGAGCCGTCTTGATCAAGGAACAACAGGTCAGAGGTACGTAACAAGGTCTCTGTCCTTTCGTTGCTCGACGAGGTCCCGTGAATCCATGATTGCCAGAATTGTTGAGGTGGCGCTCGTTCAACGGTTCCTGGTCTGTGCGTTTGGGTTTCTGCTTTTATTCGGTGGTCTCTACGCATTCCATCTCCTGGACATCGAGGCCTATCCGGACCCATCCGCTCCAATGGTGGAGTTGATCACCCAATTCCCCGGATACTCGCCGGAGGAAATTGAACGGCAGATTACGATCCCCCTTGAAGTCGCATTGAATGGAACCCCCAAACTCACCGATATCCGGTCGCTCTCGATTTTCGGCCTCAGTGACGTCAAAGTGTATTTCGATTTCGACGGCGACATCTTTCGAGACCGTCAGGAAGTGTTGAATCGTCTGAACTCGGTTCAACTGCCTCAAGGAGTGCAGCCCATGGTTTCTCCTTGGTGGGCGATAGCCGAGATCTACCGGTATGAGTTGACGGGCTCACAAACAACCCTGACGGACTTGAAAACGATTCAGGACTGGCAGCTCCGCCGCGAGTTCAAGCATCTGCCGGGTGTCATCGACGTGACGACGTTTGGCGGCACGACGAAGGAATATCATGTCGATATCGATCCAGGAAAACTCATCAGCTACGGTGTGAGTCTTTCTCAAGTCCTGACGGCGCTGGCGAACAGCAATGCCAATGTCGGCGGCAACTATTTGACGATTGGCGCGCAGAGCTACAACATTCGCGGGTTGGGACTGATCACCGATCTCAACGACATTGAAGACGTGATGGTCGCGGAAAAGGAAGGAACTCCCGTCTTCATCAAGACACTGGGAACAGTGACGGTTGGGCATCGCGTGCGCCTTGGCAAAGTGGGCATTGACGACCGTGACGATGTGGTGGAAGGTGTCGTGCTGCTTCAGCGCGGGTATAAGGCGTTACAGGTCTTGGATAAAGTCAGAACCAAGGTCGAGGAACTGAATGCATCGAAATTGCCCGCTGGAGTCAAGATCAAGACCTTCTATGATCGGACCACTCTGATCCATACCACGGTGGAAACGGTCACCGACATCCTCATCAGTGGAATGGTGCTCGTGTTCATCGTCCTGTTTGTTTTTCTGGGGCATCTCCGCGCGGCCGTCATCGTCGCACTGACGATTCCTCTGTCCCTATTGTTTACTTTCACGATGATGGTGTTTGTCGGACAGTCGGCCAATTTGATGTCATTGGGGGCGATCGATTTCGGGATCATTGTGGACGCGACGTTGGTGATGGTTGAATGTATCTTCTTCCAGTTGGCGCACAGGAAAACACCCGGGATCACGATTCATCAGCTCATCATCCGAGCGGCTCGCCAGGTCGGAAGACCCATTTTCTTTTCGACGGCGATCATCGTGGT is a genomic window containing:
- a CDS encoding efflux RND transporter periplasmic adaptor subunit, giving the protein MKNFSGCFPKSSLGLLSALTLSAIILLLSACGQRDQPPKLDVDAHPSAKTGVSAGMGSHVETMVVEFNTSRQGLFLSGKIAYGEDKYSRISSPLQGRVVEVRAHLGDQVKAGKVLLIVDSPDIAQAYSEYVKEDADLQYATRAQELAKDLYENKALPLKDLKQAESELIKARAEFRRAKERLLSLKVAPDELNKPLDKQQVTSLFELRSPLSGIVVERSVTPGQSVTGDPDHVLFTIADLDILQVVADVYERDLALVREGQAAVVKVEAYPDVDFPAKVTAIGDVVDPASRTIKVRAHVKNEAHKLKPEMFARLQLNVSDTGQFLTVSREAVLEADGKQFVYVVEDGPRYVKREVKTANISPDQVRIVEGLTQGERIVTKGAVLIKEQQVRGT